In the Bos indicus x Bos taurus breed Angus x Brahman F1 hybrid chromosome 20, Bos_hybrid_MaternalHap_v2.0, whole genome shotgun sequence genome, one interval contains:
- the ZNF622 gene encoding zinc finger protein 622, with amino-acid sequence MTRFSPEVSSQFGSFGVVRPLVARFLPRSRIISRLGMATYTCNTCRAVLEDAEAQRVHYKTDWHRYNLRRKVAGMAPVSLEGFQERVRAQRALAEPESKGAATYCTVCSKKFASFKAYENHLRSRRHVELEKQAVSRKVALMNEKNLEKGLGVDSVDKDAVNAAIQQVIKAQPSTSPKKAAPAPEAEPGCPVAAGGRGTQPRDPGEKPPRLRWFERQAKKLAKQQGEEESEEDLDADDWEDIDSDEDLECEDAEAMEEEEEQDAEEEEAGGSTPLGAIPITDCLFCPHHSSSLTKNVAHMTKVHSFFIPDVEYLSDLKGLIKYLGEKVGVGKICLWCNERGKSFYSTEAVQAHMNDRSHCKLFTDGDALLEFADFYDFRSSYPDHKEGEDHDETEELPSEKTLDYDDETMELILPSGARVGHRSLMRYYKQRFGLSRAVAVAKNRKAVGRVLQQYRALGWTGSTGAALVRQRDMQYVQRMKSKWMLKMGMKNNATRQMHFRPQVLF; translated from the exons ATGACACGATTCAGTCCGGAAGTCAGCTCGCAGTTCGGTTCTTTTGGTGTGGTCAGGCCTCTGGTTGCTAGATTTCTGCCTCGGTCGCGCATTATTTCCCGCCTGGGGATGGCGACCTACACCTGCAACACCTGCCGGGCGGTGTTGGAAGATGCGGAGGCGCAGCGGGTCCACTACAAGACGGACTGGCACCGCTACAACCTGAGGCGCAAAGTGGCCGGCATGGCCCCCGTCAGCCTCGAGGGCTTCCAGGAGCGGGTGCGGGCACAGCGGGCCCTGGCGGAGCCAGAGAGCAAAGGCGCGGCCACCTACTGCACCGTCTGCAGTAAGAAGTTTGCTTCCTTCAAGGCCTACGAAAACCACCTCAGGTCCCGGCGGCACGTGGAGCTCGAGAAGCAGGCGGTGAGTCGGAAAGTGGCACTCATGAACGAGAAGAACTTGGAGAAAGGGCTGGGCGTAGACAGTGTGGACAAGGATGCGGTGAACGCGGCCATCCAGCAGGTCATCAAGGCTCAGCCGTCCACGTCTCCCAAGAAGGCGGCGCCAGCGCCCGAGGCGGAGCCCGGGTGTCCCGTGGCCGCCGGCGGACGTGGGACTCAGCCGCGAGACCCGGGCGAGAAACCTCCCCGGCTGCGGTGGTTTGAACGGCAGGCGAAGAAGTTGGCGAAACAGCAGGGGgaggaagagagtgaagaagaccTGGATGCGGACG ACTGGGAGGATATTGATTCTGATGAGGACTTGGAATGTGAGGATGCTGAAgccatggaggaggaggaggagcaggatgcagaagaggaagaggcaggaggaagcacCCCCCTTGGTGCCATCCCCATAACGGACTGCTTGTTTTGTCCACATCACTCAAGCTCCCTCACAAAAAATGTGGCTCATATGACCAAAgtccacagcttctttattcctGATGTAGAATATCTTTCGGATCTTAAGGGACTGATTAAATATTTGG GAGAGAAAGTTGGTGTTGGGAAGATTTGCTTGTGGTGCAACGAGAGAGGGAAGTCCTTCTACTCCACGGAGGCGGTACAGGCACACATGAATGACCGGAGTCACTGTAAGCTCTTCACAGATGGGGACGCTCTTTTGGAATTTGCGGACTTCTATGATTTTAG GAGTAGCTACCCAGATCACAAAGAAGGCGAGGACCATGATGAGACTGAGGAGCTGCCCTCAGAAAAGACCCTGGATTATGACGATGAAACCATGGAGCTGATTCTCCCTTCTG GTGCCAGGGTGGGTCATCGCTCCTTGATGAGATACTACAAGCAGCGGTTTGGCTTGTCGAGAGCTGTGGCGGTTGCTAAGAATCGGAAGGCTGTGGGCCGGGTCCTGCAGCAGTACAGAGCCCTGGGATGGACTGGCAGCACAG gagcAGCTCTGGTGCGCCAGCGGGACATGCAGTATGTCCAGAGGATGAAGTCGAAGTGGATGCTGAAGATGGGGATGAAGAACAACGCTACCCGGCAGATGCACTTCCGGCCCCAGGTGCTGTTCTGA